A single region of the Pyricularia oryzae 70-15 chromosome 4, whole genome shotgun sequence genome encodes:
- a CDS encoding vacuole morphology and inheritance protein 14, with translation MDPNVTRLLNDKIYDKRKVGALELERSIRELVASKDHERIKAILDQLCADYAYACHLPHARNGGLIGLAAAAIALGPELPRYLATIVPPVLACFGDQDARVRYYACEALYNIAKVAKGEILKYFNAIFDSLCKLGADSELSVKNGAELLDRLIKDIVAESAATYVSVLESSPDVSQDSEEPKEGVDDDRGNLPTAFSLKRFIPLLRERIFVTNPFTRTFLVGWVVLLDSIPDLELVTYLPEFLGGLLKFLSDPNRDVHVATQGCLDRFLSEIKRIARIQKGITESRKSKQGKGDGKRKREDSLDSGSIHDGPDDLDEVDSQTANDEEASNASDEDDWIPGQDVEINYKAILEILTATLDSSLDEDGLLESLRWIVEFLDICPEQVLPFTPKILAHLLPAMASGVESIRLAAARVNTSLMDYVVSLTDEPEITQAPASRIPGLGGADRHDGAASSARPSLSGSARDLEIRSPTPGLAKGVSTPARSLTPAPSTDGLAHPQANLDYAAAVNSLTLLFLNDHEATRVAALTWLIMLHRKAPRKVLAFNDGTFPALLKTLSDQSEAVVTKDLQLLSQISRNSEDDYFSNFMVNLLQLFSTDRRLLETRGNLIIRQLCVSLSAERIYRTLADCIEKEEDVEFASIMVQNLNNNLITAPELQELRKRLRNLETKDGQTFFVALFRSWCYNAVATFSLCLLAQAYEQAYNLLQIFAELEMTVSILIQIDKLVQLLESPVFTYLRLQLLEPEKYPHLYKCLFGLLMLLPQSSAFAALKNRLNSVSSIGYLHIAPRPGTTTPGGTNYDRPNRLKGREEGIIRWGELLEKFRSVQERARRLQRPGGPGDLNDGPGLGGVSDLRISEGPLDTKGKEAARQPPPVPLKDVPSAAQTKPRSGLGRPVFGRFGGAGGGRAKRGQ, from the exons ATGGACCCCAACGTCACGAGGCTGCTCAATGATAAGATATACGACAAGAGGAAAGTTGGCGCCCTAGA GCTTGAGAGGAGCATTCGTGAACTAGTTGCTTCAAAGGACCATGAAAGGATCAAGGCAATCCTTGATCAGCTCTGCGCTGATTATGCGTACGCATGTCATCTTCCCCATGCTCGGAATGGTGGCTTGATAGGccttgctgccgctgccatcGCCCTCGGTCCT GAGCTGCCACGATATCTGGCTACTATAGTCCCCCCCGTTCTAGCCTGCTTTGGCGACCAAGATGCCAGAGTTCGGTACTACGCCTGTGAGGCCCTGTACAACATTGCAAAGGTTGCCAAGGGAGAGATACTCAAGTACTTCAACGCCATTTTTGACTCGCTCTGCAAG CTCGGCGCCGATTCAGAGCTCTCTGTAAAAAATGGCGCAGAATTGCTTGATCGTCTGATCAAAGACATTGTTGCAGAGTCGGCCGCCACCTACGTGTCAGTACTCGAATCGTCGCCGGATGTTTCCCAGGATTCCGAGGAGCCCAAGGAGGGTGTCGACGATGATCGTGGTAACCTGCCTACCGCCTTTTCGTTGAAGCGATTTATCCCGTTGCTTAGAGAGCGAATATTTGTAACCAATCCCTTCACCCGGACGTTTCTGGTTGGCTGGGTGGTTCTACTCGACTCCATCCCCGACCTCGAGCTCGTCACATATCTGCCCGAGTTCCTGGGGGGGTTACTCAAATTCTTAAGCGACCCAAATCGGGACGTCCACGTTGCCACGCAGGGATGTCTGGACAGGTTCCTGAGCGAAATCAAGCGCATAGCGAGGATCCAGAAAGGTATCACGGAGAGTAGAAAGTCCAAGCAAGGAAAGGGGGACGGAAAGCGGAAGCGTGAGGACTCATTAGACAGCGGCAGCATACATGATGGCCCCGACGACCTTGACGAAGTGGACTCTCAAACGGCAAACGACGAAGAGGCCTCCAACGCgagcgacgaggatgatTGGATACCTGGACAGGATGTCGAGATTAACTACAAGGCGATATTGGAGATTCTGACAGCCACCCTTGATTCATCTTTGG ACGAGGATGGTCTTTTGGAGTCGTTGAGATGGATCGTGGAGTTCCTTGACATCTGCCCAGAGCAGGTGCTCCCCTTCACACCCAAGATTCTGGCCCATCTGCTGCCAGCCATGGCCAGCGGGGTTGAATCAATCCGATTGGCAGCCGCCAGGGTAAACACTTCACTGATGGATTATGTGGTATCACTCACCGATGAGCCTGAGATAACCCAGGCCCCTGCATCACGTATCCCCGGCCTGGGAGGGGCCGATCGCCATGATGGTGCGGCGTCTAGTGCTCGTCCTTCCCTTTCGGGCTCGGCGCGAGATTTGGAGATTAGGAGTCCGACGCCGGGACTCGCCAAGGGGGTGTCTACACCGGCGCGATCCCTTACTCCCGCACCATCTACCGATGGGTTGGCACACCCTCAGGCGAACCTGGACTATGCTGCAGCCGTAAACTCGCTTACGCTTTTGTTCCTGAATGACCACGAAGCCACACGTGTGGCGGCCTTGACGTGGCTTATCATGCTGCATCGCAAGGCGCCTAGGAAAGTATTGGCTTTCAACGACGGCACCTTCCCGGCGCTGCTCAAGACGCTTTCGGACCAGTCAGAGGCTGTAGTGACCAAGGATCTGCAACTGCTCTCACAAATATCGCGCAACAGTGAGGATGATTACTTTTCCAATTTCATGGTCAACCTCTTGCAGCTCTTCTCGACCGACAGAAGGCTGCTCGAGACTCGTGGTAACCTCATCATTCGCCAACTCTGTGTGAGTCTGAGCGCCGAGCGGATCTACAGAACGCTCGCAGACTGTATTGAAAAGGAGGAAGATGTCGAATTTGCGAGCATAATGGTTCAGAACCTCAATAACAACCTCATCACAGCGCCAGAGTTGCAGGAACTACGCAAACGTCTGCGGAACCTCGAGACCAAG GACGGACAAACCTTTTTCGTGGCATTGTTTCGATCATGGTGCTATAATGCGGTGGCTACCTTTTCTCTCTGCTTACTCGCCCAAGCTTATGAACAGGCCTACAACCTATTGCAGATCTT CGCCGAACTTGAGATGACAGTGAGCATACTCATCCAGATTGACAAGCTTGTACAGCTGCTGGAATCACCCGTCTTCACAT ACCTCCGCCTGCAACTGCTGGAGCCCGAAAAGTACCCGCACCTCTACAAGTGCCTTTTTGGGCTCCTGATGCTCTTGCCTCAGTCATCGGCATTTGCAGCTCTGAAAAATCGGCTCAACAGCGTGAGCTCCATTGGTTATCTGCACATTGCACCCAGACC CGGAACGACGACACCTGGTGGTACCAATTATGACAGGCCCAACCGCCTGAAGGGCCGAGAAGAAGGGATAATCCGCTGGGGTGAACTTTTAGAAAAGTTCCGCAGCGTACAGGAGCGAGCAAGACGGCTGCAGCGGCCTGGGGGTCCCGGCGATCTCAATGATGGCCCAGGCCTCGGCGGCGTTAGTGACCTGAGGATATCCGAGGGCCCCTTGGACACCAAGGGCAAGGAAGCCGCTCGGCAGCCACCCCCTGTTCCCCTGAAGGACGTGCCGAGCGCAGCGCAAACGAAGCCTAGATCCGGACTGGGACGCCCggttttcgggaggtttggAGGTGCTGGTGGAGGGAGAGCAAAGCGGGGCCAATAG